From the Prunus dulcis chromosome 4, ALMONDv2, whole genome shotgun sequence genome, one window contains:
- the LOC117625419 gene encoding protein ALP1-like, protein MVKGRDVSSYRNRHGKISQNVLAACNSDLEFIYVLSGWEGSAHDSKVLNDALSRRNGIKVPQGKYFLVDCGFPNRRQFLAPFRGVRYHLQDFAGQGRDPENATELFNLRHASLRNVIERIFGIYKSRFTIFKSAPPFLYRTQAELVLACAGLHNFLRRECRYDEFPIELENESSSSSPLPGNEGDNVEQVFETQEQQRENANEWRVVSGYYSSGWRLRRGRADRGK, encoded by the exons ATGGTAAAAGGGCGTGATGTAAGCAGCTACCGCAATCGTCATGGAAAGATATCACAAAATGTATTAGCAGCATGTAACTCTGATTTGGAGTTCATATACGTGCTCAGTGGATGGGAAGGTTCAGCTCATGATTCAAAAGTGTTAAATGATGCTTTATCAAGGAGGAATGGAATCAAGGTACCACAAG GTAAATATTTCTTAGTGGATTGTGGATTTCCAAATCGACGTCAATTTTTAGCTCCATTTCGAGGTGTACGATATCATCTCCAAGATTTTGCTGGTCAAGGTCGTGACCCCGAAAACGCAACTGAGTTGTTCAATCTTCGCCATGCTTCCTTGAGGAATGTAATTGAGAGGATATTTGGGATATATAAATCAAGATTCACAATTTTCAAGTCAGCACCTCCATTCCTATATAGGACTCAAGCAGAGCTTGTGTTAGCTTGTGCAGGACTACATAATTTTCTTCGTAGGGAATGTCGTTATGATGAATTTCCTATTGAACTAGAGAACgagtcttcatcatcttcaccaTTACCAGGTAATGAAGGAGATAATGTGGAACAAGTTTTTGaaactcaagaacaacaaCGAGAGAATGCTAATGAATGGAGAGTTG TTTCCGGCTACTACAGTAGCGGATGGAGGCTGAGGAGGGGCAGGGCTGATAGAGGAAAGTGA